From Plasmodium coatneyi strain Hackeri chromosome 7, complete sequence:
TCTGGTGACAAATCCTTATCTTTGCCActacctttttttgcctcaAAGACTATTTCTCCGTCCTCCGATAAATGGGGTCTCCTGAATCCTTTCACATGAGATGGAATGCCCTCAGACAGATTTCTCCACTTCCTACCATTCGACAGATTCCTGACTCCGTCATAACTGACTCTTGGCCATTCAGGGCAATGTACATTctgcagaagaaggaaggggggggaatgGGTATCCCAGGGGAGGGCCTCCTTTAAGGGAAAATTCAGAAATCCGCCCTTCAAGTTGAACAAATCAGAAGAACGTTCGGGGTGCAGAGagacgaaataaaaaatgtagcatcatttccccccttacCTGTATTAAGGTATAGAACAAAGAAAGGGCCAACGCCCAAAGAAATGCGTCGGAAAAGGTGAAAACCCACaaggtcccccttttttcttcacatccTGTGATTTCTCTCTGCTCAGATAATGAATTCTTCCTTAGGGTGTCTTCTCTAAGTTTATTGTTATTCCGAATTAGGAACTTCCCTGGATAAAACAATTTAGGCTTCAGTTGGTAGCAGTCCTTCattctgtattttttcctttcttggGGGAAAATTCATCCCTTCAACTATTCTTGCTTAACATCATTCAATGAGttctaaaaaataatttttcctttccattgaaaaaaattattcattcttcGATTAGGCCAAACTTGAATTGGAGACATCCGTACGATCCTCATTTGAGCCGACTATATAGGATGCAACGCGACCGGGTGTTATAAGGAAAACCCCTGTTCGGCTTCAAAAATGCAAAGTccacaaaattttcacaaaacTTTGAGCAAAAATGCGGGCAAActtcacacaaaaaaagaaaataaaatatccaAACAATCCcacaaatatatatccaCCTGTGGAGAAAAATTAGGCTAAATGAAATTGCCCAGAATTTCTTGGAAAACGCAAATGGGGCGTCACTCAAAAAGAcgaacaactttttttttttttttttttttttttctttgattCATTTCTGCCgatttaaaaatgaacaaattgaaaCTGCGCAAAGAAGCGAGTTActaatatatgcataattattttttaactccattcgaataaaaaaaattggaaaacatcatttattttgtttaagATTTAAAATAAGAGGGAAAATAACTCAGCGCAATTTATACCGCATATTAAATTGCACCTTCCATCATTCCGCCATTATTCGCGCATTTCTGCTCTGGACCGaatgaaatatttattcACTAATTTGTTCACTAGTTTATTCATCATTTTACTCATTTATTTACCTGCTGACGAAGCAGTTTTGCATCGTAAATACCTCATCAAATCAGAAATGgcaaagaacaacaaaacaATAGCAAAACCGCCGCGGCAATTAACGAAGCGAATGCGGTGGCAAAAACCAAAGTGCGTAAGTCCATCCGCGAAAGAATTACTCGAATTTCATTTGAAATAAGACCCTTATTCTGAATTCCGCATTTGCAATGGTTTCCCCATTGAGAGTGAACAATTCCTTTTGCTCTTATTCGGCGTCTACCTTGCTATACCCTTAAAAAGGTAGAACCCGGAAAAGGACCCATCAAAAGCACTAACTTCGATTgcatattcttttcttttatcattttgCTACTTTGCTATTTTCCAACTTCactatttcatttttccctctcgTAAATGAGCTCATCTGTAAAAGtggtgaaaaggaaaaagttcccGTCGATGAGTCCATAGCGCCCCTTTACATTATGCAAACGCCTCCTTCCCACGTGAACGGTGTTTGgtgttcaaatttttctcTCGTGAAAAGAGGCAACACGGACAGGAATTCCTCCCTCTTCGTGGTCCTCCCAAATGgtagcaaaataaaataacgtaTTATGTAAAGCGGCGTTCTTCTCTTGTTCAATGCCCACCTGTGCACGCGCCATCTTCCTTGAAAGTAATCTCCCCTAGGCTGCGACTACTAGTGAAGCCATCGAATGAGCAATATTTATTTACAAAGACTCTCCCTGCATTGCAATaactcttcttcttttcttttcacccCCAATAAGGATAACTACAAGAGCTATCTTATCTTAACCCTCCGTGTTCATTATAAGAAGGGATAAATGTGTCCTTGTAGTTACCCCCCTGAGGGGGTAACCCCCTTTCCGTTCGTACATCTGGGTTGGCAACTAAAAGCTTACCATCCGGTCCACCTAAACGTGCAGTTACCTATATGCACCATTTGCACGGAAGCTGTTCCTATTTCAACACAACGCATAGACGATTTACAAAAATCTGCCTACACATGAACGTGTGACAATTTTTAGTAAAACTAAAATAAATTCCATTCCACCgtataaattaataaaataaaaaaaaaacgaacaaaatggCTCTGTCTCCTTTCTTCCGTCATTGTAGACTGTCTTCGAAAAGGCAGCGCTTCCCCCTTCTACATGGAATCTTCCCGTTCCTTCGCATTTATCCCGATACGACTTAACACGGGAAGTGCAGAATGAAGGAGCAGGTTGCCATATAACGAAACACGCGATCAGGAGACACCGTCCAAAGGGCATCTACTTCAATATGTTACTCCCAAGAATCAATAACAATTATGTGCATTCCTACCACATTAACACTCAATGTGGAGAGATAAATTGCAAAACCGTCTTCGCTGCGTCGTCAAATAGCACCTTCTATTTAGTATAAAAAGAACGCTGTGGAGAAGCCATTGAATTGACTAATCCAATTTTGAGatagccattttttcttctttttttttaattattattattattattattttattctttcttctttaattgAACAAACACCCTATGGGGGGAAGAACCTAATGGGGAGTAGCCAAATTGTTAACTCgtctaaaatgaaaaacgtACCGATGGGCAGATTCATATGCCCAACTGGTACGCACAAACGTATGCACATTTCTACGCACGTTCTTTTTCGCACCTTGATCGGTTTGTCCTTAAAATGATCAGGATAAATGCAGCAATTTTGCCCAAAAGTTCCAAATGGGTATGATAAAAATTTACGAGAAATAATCACAACCCTGTTGTTGATACCTTCAAAACACACACAAGTGTGATGTTTGAATGAGTGGATGAGGATGGACagataaatatttttatccttcttccGGTGTTAATCCCGCGTCTGTAATTTCTTACTTGTGTGCACTTGGCCAACACATGTACCCAGCGGgatttagtatttttttttttttttttttcctgagcGTGTTCCTTTCACCCCTCCCTGAGCAGTTAAATCACTCGccatacataaataattctGACAAATGCAACCAGGTGAGCAGTACAATTATACACTTTTACAGATATTTTCACGGGACTGCGGGGTGCGCTTAGGAAAATCGCCGGCAAGCGCGCCCCGTGCAGTACCGGAGAGTTTGCACTGTCCCTGTCCCATTTGGTTCGGAAATCAGCGGCACAACATGAAAAAGATGAAtagagcgaaaaaaaaaaatgcaagaCAATGCAATAATATGGCAATAAAACAGTAATGCATTGATGTAATGTCTGCACAGCGATGACGACGCGTAGCGCGCACTTGCGGAGTGTCCCCCCTAATTCCTTTTAGCGGAAAAGATATCGCTCCAAGAACAAACGCAGTTACAATTGCACCAATTATTTTGACGGAGCGTCAAATACGACGGGGAAAATATTCCAACGATTTGCCTTTTCTGGCAGCGCACCAAGCTGTTCATTcgaaaaaacacacacacgtgcATGCATGCATGCAGCATGGTTGCATGCATGTGCTGATTGCTGCTTCCCACGGTTgcaatttgtatttttcgagaaaaaaaaaaaagtgcaacaaaatgtacattcaataagtgcaaaaaaaaggaatcgcaaaaatatatggaatgACTAACATGGCAAAGAAGGTATTCACCCCGCAAGAGGAAATTCACAGTTGTACTCATTCGCGGGCGCCTGTAAATGTTCATAGATAAGGGAAAGTTCCATTCGCTGATTGTTCTAGATTAATAATTTCCTGTCCACCGCGTAgtacacacacgcacataATTGCACTCTGTTCACGAGAACAAATTTCCTGATCTGACCAGGTATTTAAATCGATTCGCATCGACCCGCTCGGAAGTGAACAAATAgcgaaaatgagaaaaattcaaaagCACCTCcgatacatacatacatctGTGTGGTCCAATCGAAATACTTTCTACATTAATCACCATTAAAAGGGTGACGAAGTTGGACGgattttccttcacctctTTCTATGTTACCGTGTTATACAtattcactcctttttcttttaacccccctttttaggcCTTCTagctgaaatttttttcatttttctttttactagccaaaatgaagaTTACAAAAGTGCTGGTAACACTGGCTGCTTTAGTTGCCCTTAATTCACTCACTCCATACACATGTAAAAGTTTACTTCTGGAAAAGGTGAAATCAGAACTAGACGTAGTCGATAAAAACatcaagaaaaagaatttcaAAAAGAAGTTGATCATCTCGTCAGTAGTCTTAGGAGTAGCCATTTTGGTAAATGTACTAGCTGGAATAGGATACTATAATTATAAGAAAAAGCAACAATGTCAGCATGAACAGAAGGATCACTTGCCGGAACCTAAAATGAACGTACCTGTAAATAAGCACGCCAAGATAACTAAAGAAATTATCGATGAAGTAAATCGAATAtccgaaaaaaatatggctGAAAAATTCAAGTCGGGAAAACCATATTATCCGAAGCTAAAGGATATTCTGCTCAACATtgaaaatgaagtaaaaaagagaaacgcAAAATTCGATAGGTATAACATTTCAGACATGTCTTACGATATTTTCAGAAACCTTTATCATATATCTGAacgctggaaaaaaaacccaAACTTAGTTCTAGCCAATAAGTAAACCAGTGGGTGCCTATCCAGTGATTAGCCAACTTGAGTGCAAGCAGTGCATGTCGCCCTGTGCCATAACTGGTCAGTTGTTTTTTTAGCGTTTTATATttcacctctttttttttgttcccctttaTTTGCCCTCTTTTCTCTCCTATTTTGcccttatttttaaaatttcattcATTAACACATTAATTTACACGTAAGCACGTGTATCTCCATTTTATCCACCTAAACGTGTTCAGAAGTGAACTGTTCCATTTCCGCCTCCCGCAGTGCCTTGTCCTACTCCGCGCtcttaaaagggggaaattaagCATTCTGCCCAGGAAGCCTATGAACAATGTAACCTCACGCACATCCCGTGAACCCACACTTTTTCGTGCTACTAATATtggaaacaaaaaggaacttcTTCGAGCAGGGAACAACTTCAACGCCAAAGTGCCCTTTTTGTAATCCTCCCTTTATACATAGCACAAATTGCAAGGTATTTCTCCGAACTTTGGGGAAACGGAGCTTCCTTGTTTTCTCCCCCGAAAGCAGAACACCataaaggagtgaaggacgTTCCAGGAGAacgttgaaaaaaaaaaaaaaaaaagtgtaaaagcGCCATCACAATAGGCGAGTTCAAAGAATTAACCTGCCGTCTTGTTGTCTATAGTTTAAGGTCCATTCGTTGGAGACTAATCAGATGGTTCATCAGGGTGAGCTTCTGTCGCGTCCCACGTTGCGAGAAGTTGCCCTTCCTgctctgtttctttttttttttttttttccattatgcCGTTTTCCCAACTCTGTTTTCTGCCCACTCGGGGGGAATGGCGCCTACGGTTCTACTACTTTCTTCGTATTATCGCTCCTGTATTTTGGCATTTTCTTCCACAAGAATGATACCCCACACGTGTGTAAGCTCCCCCCTTTGGCATAATAACTGACCAGGGGACAACCCCccaaagagggaaaagaacgTGCTTAAAATGTTTCCCACCAAGGGGGCGCATTATATTTACTCTCCTTGGTTTtcatttattaattatttcCCATTTATGGTGACCCCCTTCCAAAGAACGccatttttgccttttcaacCTGGTGTAACAATTTGTATATAAGGCGATCAACCAAAATGggatggaaaaacaaaaaaaaaaaagaaaaaaaattaagctaCCTTTTCGGGACGCCTTTTCCCCTACTGACATCCCTGCAATTGGCAACCTGCTCCATGTGTATTTCACATTTGCAAATGTGTGTTTCACGTTGAAGCACTATTCGAAGATTAATTCTCCTGCTCTCCCTGGTTCCGTCGAATGAGAAGGAGGATCAGTCTGGTCGCATGGCCAAACTTCCCTACGTAAACACCCTGAGCGTTACGCGTGTCATGCGCACTTGCTCATTGCCCCAGGAGATGAGAAAAGATACGCACCTCGGGGAAACTCCCATGATGCCCTCCCAAGCCATTTTCACCCCCAGGCACAAAAGTaaacatgcacacacatacgtaACGCATATATTCcttgtgtacacatatggcACTTCCGATGTGTAACACACTGCTGACTCAGTTCATTAcacatttgttctttcatttttccgcATACTGCCTTGCACACTTTCGCAATGTTATCCACgcaataaatataaatttttcttccctcctccctCCTGGTCCACCAGATTGTCAACTTTGGTTTGTACATCCCAGTGAAGGTACTGCACAACCAACTttatattcccttttttggcaaaaaaaaaaatagctagctagTCAACCATGAGTTTGAGTCAGATCATATCCTTAGGCAACAGCTCCGCAGCGCTGTTAAAAGACATAATTAGGTCTAAATTAGGGTCACTATTTAAGCCTAGCCCTCACTATGAGTATCCACTCCCTAGTATTCTTTCTTACTCTGGCTTTCTCATCCTAGTGTGCACCGCATATAAGTTATACGAAAAGGTAGCCCTATTGGTCCACATCAAATGAGATTGTGTGGACATGTGGAGccgtcccccttttttttttttttatgttccacGTTTGTTCGCTGTGGGAAGTTTGCGTGATCGCGCTGCACCagcgtacatatatgtgtaagcGTGTGTGCACGGACACGTTTGCGTaagtatatgtgcatatatccATCTGAACACATTGATTTCCCCACCCCCTCCTCTTTCTACCCTTGCAAGTACTACGAAGGAAACGAAGAGAAGCTCGAATTAGCCGGCACCGCGGTGTTTGACGTGCACACCGCTGACTGGGCGAAGGAACAGAAGGCCCCATCTGGCCAAAAGGATATAAGCAGTGAACAGAGTGCAAGTGGGGGCGAAGAATATGC
This genomic window contains:
- a CDS encoding Early transcribed membrane protein: MKITKVLVTLAALVALNSLTPYTCKSLLLEKVKSELDVVDKNIKKKNFKKKLIISSVVLGVAILVNVLAGIGYYNYKKKQQCQHEQKDHLPEPKMNVPVNKHAKITKEIIDEVNRISEKNMAEKFKSGKPYYPKLKDILLNIENEVKKRNAKFDRYNISDMSYDIFRNLYHISERWKKNPNLVLANK